The Nicotiana tabacum cultivar K326 chromosome 14, ASM71507v2, whole genome shotgun sequence genome contains a region encoding:
- the LOC107772998 gene encoding uncharacterized protein LOC107772998, with protein sequence MEEEEKTAMEEEDKTTEKKTAGRQTVPLVKLEWPEDRYATFSERRSGLYKKSSKVVGECGIDIGIALFSLAGNPFSFFHPTPNLILDHVKNPNIELSKSTKFVVVYAPNNVNQTNNRINENETIEKAAKSQMFLLEQLNKTRHIDLWECIDQFNANDITKCEAWLKGIIFGLENRLKQLEKRASSSSQALLDNAHNSSSASNE encoded by the coding sequence atggaggaggaggagaagactGCAATGGAGGAGGAGGACAAGACTACAGAGAAGAAGACTGCAGGGCGTCAAACAGTTCCTTTGGTAAAACTTGAATGGCCAGAAGATCGCTACGCTACATTCTCCGAGCGTCGCTCGGGGTTATATAAAAAATCAAGTAAAGTGGTTGGAGAATGTGGCATAGATATAGGAATAGCTCTTTTTTCGCTGGCTGGTAatccattttctttttttcacCCAACGCCTAATCTAATCTTAGATCATGTTAAGAATCCTAACATAGAATTGAGCAAAAGTACAAAATTTGTTGTTGTATATGCACCAAATAATGTAAACCAAACCAACAATAGGATTAATGAGAATGAGACAATAGAAAAGGCTGCAAAAAGTCAAATGTTTTTACTTGAACAATTGAACAAGACTAGACATATAGACTTGTGGGAATGCATTGACCAGTTCAATGCAAATGATATAACTAAATGTGAAGCTTGGTTAAAGGGCATTATCTTTGGATTGGAAAATCGTTTAAAACAATTAGAGAAGAGAGCTTCATCTTCATCACAAGCACTTCTAGATAATGCACATAACTCATCTAGCGCTTCAAATGAATAA